A single genomic interval of Microbacterium sp. LWO14-1.2 harbors:
- a CDS encoding MFS transporter, whose amino-acid sequence MSESLKSESLWRRLGRRLGLVKDDEPRRLTVDDVTVVDRPMLRRAVAGTVVGNLMEWYDIGVYGYLAVIIGRAFLPDASEGAQALFSLGVFAVTFVARPLGGIVLGQLGDRLGRQRILAFTLIMMAAATFLIGVLPDYSVIGVWAPILLIVLKLAQGFSTGGEYAGATTFITEYAPDKRRGFYASLLDLGSYMGFAVGAAFVSILQLTLSDDVMQGFAWRIPFLVALPLGAVAIYFRLKIEDTPAFQEAQDSAKRAADEAQASADAPKGVFALIRSYWRELLTAFVLVAAANTVGYALTSYMPTYLTGTLGYDPVHGTLLTLPVLVAMALCIPLTGRLSDRIGRRKVLFIGSVSAIVFAVPAFLFMMHGEIWSTVLGLVLLAFPVTFYVANLASSLPALFPTSSRYGGMGISYNLAVALFAGTAPVVMEALVQWTGSSLAPAFYVIGTSIAGFIAVIVLKESARRPLPGAMPSVQTIEEAVELVETQDENPDLDLDELFPERVEAGAPDEAGARDEAGGRVETGERA is encoded by the coding sequence ATGTCCGAATCACTCAAGAGCGAGTCCCTCTGGCGACGGCTGGGCCGTCGACTGGGTCTCGTCAAAGACGACGAGCCGCGCCGTCTCACGGTCGACGACGTCACGGTCGTCGATCGACCGATGCTCCGCCGCGCGGTGGCCGGCACCGTCGTCGGCAACCTCATGGAGTGGTACGACATCGGCGTGTACGGGTACCTGGCCGTGATCATCGGCCGGGCGTTCCTGCCCGACGCCTCGGAAGGCGCTCAGGCCCTGTTCTCGCTCGGCGTCTTCGCCGTGACATTCGTCGCGCGTCCGCTCGGCGGCATCGTGCTCGGACAGCTCGGCGACCGCCTCGGGCGTCAGCGCATCCTGGCCTTCACCCTCATCATGATGGCCGCGGCGACCTTCCTCATCGGCGTGCTGCCCGACTACTCCGTGATCGGCGTCTGGGCGCCGATCCTGCTCATCGTGCTCAAGCTCGCGCAGGGATTCTCGACCGGCGGCGAGTACGCCGGCGCCACGACCTTCATCACCGAGTACGCGCCGGACAAGCGCCGGGGCTTCTACGCCTCGCTGCTCGACCTGGGGTCGTACATGGGCTTCGCCGTCGGTGCCGCGTTCGTGTCGATCCTGCAGCTCACGCTCTCGGATGACGTCATGCAGGGCTTCGCCTGGCGCATCCCGTTCCTCGTCGCCCTGCCTCTCGGCGCCGTCGCCATCTACTTCCGGCTCAAGATCGAGGACACCCCGGCCTTCCAGGAGGCGCAGGACTCCGCGAAGCGCGCGGCCGATGAGGCGCAGGCGTCCGCCGACGCCCCGAAGGGCGTGTTCGCGCTCATCCGCTCCTACTGGCGCGAGCTGCTGACGGCGTTCGTGCTCGTCGCCGCCGCCAACACCGTCGGCTATGCCCTCACCTCGTACATGCCCACGTATCTGACCGGCACCCTCGGGTACGACCCCGTGCACGGCACCCTGCTGACGCTGCCCGTGCTCGTGGCGATGGCCCTCTGCATCCCGTTGACCGGTCGGCTCTCCGACCGCATCGGTCGCCGGAAGGTGCTGTTCATCGGGTCGGTCTCAGCGATCGTGTTCGCCGTGCCCGCCTTCCTGTTCATGATGCACGGCGAGATCTGGTCGACTGTGCTCGGCCTCGTGCTGCTCGCCTTCCCCGTGACGTTTTACGTCGCCAACCTCGCGTCATCGCTGCCCGCGCTCTTCCCGACCTCGTCGCGGTACGGCGGCATGGGCATCTCGTACAACCTCGCCGTGGCGCTGTTCGCCGGCACCGCGCCGGTCGTGATGGAGGCGCTCGTGCAGTGGACCGGGTCGTCGCTGGCGCCGGCCTTCTACGTGATCGGCACCTCGATCGCCGGATTCATCGCGGTGATCGTGCTGAAGGAATCGGCGCGCCGACCGCTCCCCGGGGCGATGCCGAGCGTGCAGACGATCGAGGAGGCCGTCGAGCTCGTCGAGACGCAGGACGAGAACCCCGACCTCGATCTCGACGAGCTGTTCCCGGAGCGGGTCGAGGCGGGCGCGCCGGACGAGGCGGGCGCGCGAGACGAGGCGGGCGGGCGGGTCGAGACCGGCGAGCGGGCCTGA